The genomic segment GGGAGCCGGCGCCCACTGCAGAGCCGCGGGCCCGGGGACTGGGAACTATATATACCCGGGCACACGTGTGTGtgcctgtctctgtgtgtgcgcgcgcatgtgaCACCGCGCGGACTGCTCCGCGCTGCTACCTCCCCCATGTGCACGGCCGCCCCCTGGGGCCCGGGATTGGACGCCCCTTCCCACTGCTGTTGTCCCCCAAGCCTGATGGGATCGCACGAGTGGGCGGGGGAGGGACTTATGATTCTTGCCAAGCTGACAgtgccccctcccccgcccctgTTTCTTCAACCTTCCTGCCGTTTTAACCCTTTACTCTCCTGCTTGTCAGGTTGCCTGACCACCAGGGTTCTGCCCCTGGCTTCCTGCCTCAGATTTCAGTTTCCCCAACATAGAGTGCGTGAGAATGGAACTCAAGGTCTCTGCCTGCCACTCTGCTGGTTTCCATGGGGTTGGGGTGCAGGAGGGGCTGGCCCACGGCTGGGGGGCTATTTTTAGCGGCAGTGGCTGTTCGGGTGCAGAGATGAGATGAGTAACCAGCTCCCATGCGGTGGAGAGAGGAGGCGGTGGCTTTCACCAAGCTTTGTGCGACTCTGAGGGAGAGCTGCCTTCCCTAAGCTCAAAAAGGGTGACCCCTACACCCGTATCTCCTCGCCAGCTCAGTGCTGCAGCCTAGGACTGCTGGTACAGCAGGACACAGGCGTGTGCCTTGGCCACCCAAGCTGCCCTACCAGTCCCATTCTACATGTTTGTCCTTGGGCAGCCAGGGAGCCCTCCCACAGCAGCAGGCTTTCACCTCCAATTTAGAAGCAGGATTTGGGGGTTATATTGTTCTGTGCCCACACAGCCTGCCCAGCTTTATGGAGGACAGAGTAAGTGCTTATGCACTCTCACCCTTCCAGAGGGGGATGGAGAAGAGATGGTGTGTTTGCTTGGCAAAACTAATCCCCTAGCAACTGAAATGATAaaagtggccttttttttttttttccaatgtagAGCTCCCCCTCACCACCACAATTGCCTAGTTCACTCAGCCCCCACCTGAAGTGGTGCTCCAGATGCTCACCTTTGGGCTGCCTCTGTCCTGGGGGGCTGTTGCTTACATCCACATGATCCCTCCTCCTAAGCTTATACCAGGTGTCCCCTGATTCACCATGGTAATGTTAGTGGCAGCACAGCCCACGCCAACCCTTCCATGCAGAGACTTagcaaccatgcctggcaacCATGGCAGCAGCCTCAGTGGAGGGGAGGGGTgcagagaggggaaagagagtgtgtgtgtggcaatGGTTCCTCGGGAAGAAGGGATAATTTGCCTCTGGAGAGGAATAGGTAAGAATAGAAGCTTGTGAGTCTCCCAAATTTTATCCCTTGTCTCTCCCTCAGCTTCATCCTCACACTGAGACTGATAGGTTGGGTTTTAGGGGGAAATCAGAGAAGCAAGAGTTCCCAATTAGTTTTCCACTAATGTACATGGAGCCCTTTGGGTCCAGACCCTTCCTTTTAAGGGGATGGGGGAACAACCAGAAAGGTTGTTGTGGGGCAGAGACTGACTAACAGCTCAACAAAACCAGGCCTCTGCTCCCTAACACAAACCTTTAGAGAGAATGCAAACATTCCCTGTCCCATCCACCCTACCCCCCTTGATTCCACACACCTGCCAGCTGCACCGATGACTTGACTCGAAGGTTCTTCCTTCCACCCTAGGTCCCACTAGAATCCTGAGGCTTTTTAaagcccctgcctcctccctaGGCAAATCTTCCTTAATGAGGGAATGTGACATAAGAGGCCATCTGTCCTTTCCACCATGTACTTACCCTCCCCACACATAAACATACTCTAATTCTAATAACTTGGAAGCCTTCCTCCCCCAAGTTTGAGAATGTGCTGTGAGAGCTGTAAAGGGGTGAAGGCTGAAGCAGGGGCTCCTCTACAGTCATGATGCAACACTGAAAGCAGAGCTCTGATGAGGgccaccttcttttttttaaaataagcttccTCAGGTCGAATCTGATGAGGGCCTTGATGCTTTTCCCTGTGTTCCATCGGGAAGCCTAGTTTGGAGAACCCAGTATGCCGTGGCTGGAGGGTCATCAGAGGGGTTAGGCACTGTCAGGGAAGGGGTTAGCAGCACTGTGGGGGAAGGGGCAAGCAATGACTCTGAAATTGCTCCTGGTTTGGATAGGAAACTGTATCATACCTGTAAGGCAGGGGTGAGCTGGCACCCAAATTTAGCTCATACTCCAGTCTAGCAGTTCTGGTGTTGGGTGCTGACTGCTGTTTGGGTCTACATGGTTTCAGTACAGGGAATGGATCTGATGGAGTGACCAGTGCCCTGCTGTTCTCCCACCATCCAGCTCTGTCTCACCTTGGAAGAAAGGCAAGGGATTTGCAGGTTTAAAGATAGTGCCAGcggggtacggtggctcatgcctataatcccagcactttgggaggctgtggtaggtggatcacaaagtcaggagtttgcgaccagcctggccaatatgggtgaaactctgtctttactaaaaaatacaaaaattagccgggtgtggtggtgcgcgcctgtaatcccagctactcaggaggctgaggcaggagaatcgcttgaacctaggaggcagaggttgcagtgagctgagactgcgccactgcactccaacctgggcaacagagcgagattccatctcaaaaaaaaaaaaaaaaaaaaatagtgccaaCTCAGCAAAAGCCAAACAGTCCAACCTTCCTTAAGAAAAGCTGATAATGGTGGCAGGATTCTCTGCCCAAAGGAGACCCTCAAGTCTGTCTACTCTTGGGAGTAGACACACTGTTACAGGATTTTCCTTGGGTACCAGCCATGATTCAGGCAGAGGGGAAAGTGAGATAGAAAGGAGGAACCACAGGGTAAGGAGTAGTTGTGAAAGAATTAGAAGTCGGAAGTCTACTGTAGCAGTAAAGACtgtttgggttcaaatcctagctccatttttttttttactagctgtgtggtcttgggttAGTTAcccagcctctctgtgcctccattttttaaaatctgtaaaaaaCTGGAATAGTGTCTACTATTGTTCTGAGGattagttaatatatgtaaagcactgagaatgatgtctggcacacagttttgtgtgtgtacgtgtgtgtgtgtgtacacacgttATTATTAATGACCAGTTGAAGAAGCCATATAAAGTAGGACAGTAGTATCCATCAACTgtaaaaatcaaacactgcaaTACCATGAAGAGATAGCTGTCATTTAATTAGATTTGCCACAAAAAGCAATAACCTTAGCTAATCACgctgccctcctcctccacctaACCCCCATCTCCCTTCATATGCACAAACACAGGAACCCAAagcccctcctccccacaatcCTCCCCACTCACATTATGGGAAGAAATGTCACTAAATGGACTTAGCCTCCTCCATATAGCATGGAACAGgtgaataaaaatatctttatgaagAATTTTGTTGTGCTGTTATCTTAGGGTTGAATCAGGGctgagatggaggcagaggcaagTGAGGTCTGGGGATCTCTTAGAGATCAGGATTTGTCTGAGAGGCACAGAGCCTATAGTTCACCCAGAAAGGGGGCTATGTCTAAGAAGACAGGGGCTAGAATTGGCTAGGCTGAAAGTTTTTTTCAAGTGTATGTGTGAGGGTAAGGGTAGCTATAAAtccattctccttcctccccctATACCTTCCCTAGCTCCCAGATAGAAGGGCAGGGGGCCCTGAGCAGGGAACAGAGTCACAATTCCCCCAAGTTTCATCTGATTCCCACAGAGCTTCCAGCAGGCAGTGAGTTGGGCATATCCCCTGGTGCTGCCTGACCCCTTCCCCCAGCTCAGGGCTTCTTCTCTCCACCTGTGAGCACCAGGGCCTGCAGGATGTCAGACAGTGATACAATTCCCTTGACCACATCATTTTCATCCACCACTACAAGTCGGTGAACCTGGCACAGAACAACAAGGGAAAAAGGGAATGTTTAGTGCTGGCCTCAGGGGAAGCCCCTCTGCCCCTACTCTCCTTGCCAAACCCCACTCTCAAGGTTGCTCCCCTCAGCTCCTTTAGGGTTGCTGGCCTCCCTACCTCTGCTTCCACTAGCCTGTTGATGATGGTCTCCAGAGTCTCATGCAGGTAGCACTTGAGAACACCCTCAAAGTAATGTGATCGATGTTGCAGGGCTTTAGTCACAGATACATCTAGGTTGTTGTAAGTCTTTTCTGCTGCCAGATTCTGGGGAGACAGAGGAAGGAGCTTGCAGGGAAGCAAGAAAGCCAGCCTCCAAACCCTGAACCCATCCAACCTCACCAGAGGGATTCAGGGCAATTGTCAGCCACAAGGCATACCCAACTCATTCAATTCCTTTTCAAATAGGATTTGAAAGCCTGGAAGCTTCTAAGACCCTTAGATCACAGAAGAgactcccttctccctctccataTTTAATAGCACCCCCCACCCTTCCCTACCTCCCAAACCCTCCACAATCACTCACGATAACATCAAACTTGGAGTAGATGTCCACCACACGCCCTAGGGGGACAGAGGCAGCTCAGTAAGGAGGATCTGGGGTCTAAAGCTCCCCCTACTCACAGAATCACCCTCCTGGCTAAGCTGAGGGGAAAACAGATTTTCCCGGAGCCACCCTGACTTGCCTGgatcttccctccctctccttctgccCAATCTCTCACCCTTCTCGTCCACCACTGGCAAGGCTGAGACTCGATGCTGTACAAAAATCCCCAGAGCCACATAGACGGGGGTGGTAGTGCGAACCATAGCAATATTGGCATAGGTGCCAATCTGTAGCTCTTCCAGAGACTTGGACATGAACTCTGGCTTGGGGAACTCAGTGATCTGAGGAAAGAACCATCAGCTTAATTTTCAAGGCACCCAAAGCCACCCTTGGATAACCCCTCCAACCCAGTATGTTAGAAATAAGGGCTGGGTGCgctggcttatgcctataatcccagtactttgggaggctgagggggacatattgcttgagcccaggagttcaagaccagcctgggcaacttggcaaaaccccatctctataaaaaataccaaaaaattagccaggtgtggtggtacacacctgtagtcccagctcttctggGGGTTGAGATTGggggtcacctgagcccaagaggttggaggctgcagtgagccatgatagtgcctctgcacgccagcctgggcaacagagtaagaccttgtatcaaaataaattaataaataaataagaagtggggctggatgcagtggctcacacctgtaatcctagccctttgggaggctgaggcgggaggatcacttgagctcaggagtttgacactagcctgggcaacacagtgagaccttgtctcttttttcaataaataaataaataaacgaaaaaagagaaaaaagaactggGCTGAGGAGCACTTACAAACAATTTGAGGAACTTCAGAATGCGCTTGTGGGTGAGGATATACAAAGTATTGCCTGATTCTGGGTCAATAACTGGCAGCCTGTGGATCTTG from the Macaca thibetana thibetana isolate TM-01 chromosome 11, ASM2454274v1, whole genome shotgun sequence genome contains:
- the PRKAG1 gene encoding 5'-AMP-activated protein kinase subunit gamma-1 isoform X1, translating into METVISSDSSPALENEHPQETPESNNSVYTSFMKSHRCYDLIPTSSKLVVFDTSLQVKKAFFALVTNGVRAAPLWDSKKQSFVGMLTITDFINILHRYYKSALVQIYELEEHKIETWREVYLQDSFKPLVCISPNASLFDAVSSLIRNKIHRLPVIDPESGNTLYILTHKRILKFLKLFITEFPKPEFMSKSLEELQIGTYANIAMVRTTTPVYVALGIFVQHRVSALPVVDEKGRVVDIYSKFDVINLAAEKTYNNLDVSVTKALQHRSHYFEGVLKCYLHETLETIINRLVEAEVHRLVVVDENDVVKGIVSLSDILQALVLTGGEKKP
- the PRKAG1 gene encoding 5'-AMP-activated protein kinase subunit gamma-1 isoform X2; this translates as MSILKVKKAFFALVTNGVRAAPLWDSKKQSFVGMLTITDFINILHRYYKSALVQIYELEEHKIETWREVYLQDSFKPLVCISPNASLFDAVSSLIRNKIHRLPVIDPESGNTLYILTHKRILKFLKLFITEFPKPEFMSKSLEELQIGTYANIAMVRTTTPVYVALGIFVQHRVSALPVVDEKGRVVDIYSKFDVINLAAEKTYNNLDVSVTKALQHRSHYFEGVLKCYLHETLETIINRLVEAEVHRLVVVDENDVVKGIVSLSDILQALVLTGGEKKP